The proteins below are encoded in one region of Silene latifolia isolate original U9 population chromosome 2, ASM4854445v1, whole genome shotgun sequence:
- the LOC141641812 gene encoding uncharacterized protein LOC141641812 — translation MELIPVINFEALNNPSFFSRIISIFELGKISQAHRLWKYGAFLVALVYAFNCVANKLMVLIRHYHDKSKSFLANSEPFLYCFDDELYSSDDEDDVVSVSSDDEESSEEEKDQCEFNRLLSYEDLSMYEDDFTVKGQNRKMRVLRRRKSLGDDFSLSDLVYDNGVVKLWDGFGLGVEKSFPFLELNKDEWKRFGSFFGSPSVVATEPEGVLGLNVWDFRCPSTEPAVQAIWRSDRKGKVIGGNVNRTGAVCVRDDVTRRLTVADVRKVETPVAECEEMWWDADE, via the coding sequence ATGGAATTAATCCCAGTAATTAATTTCGAAGCATTAAACAACCCATCATTTTTCTCTCGAATTATATCAATTTTTGAGTTGGGTAAAATCTCTCAAGCTCATAGATTATGGAAATACGGCGCATTTTTAGTCGCACTTGTTTACGCTTTCAATTGCGTCGCTAATAAATTGATGGTTTTGATTCGTCATTACCATGATAAATCTAAATCGTTTTTAGCTAATAGTGAGCCATTTTTGTATTGTTTCGACGACGAGCTTTATTCATCCGATGACGAAGACGACGTCGTTTCGGTCTCGTCTGACGATGAAGAATCGTCGGAAGAAGAGAAAGATCAATGTGAATTTAATCGATTGTTATCTTACGAAGACTTGTCAATGTACGAGGATGATTTTACAGTCAAAGGGCAAAATCGTAAAATGCGAGTGTTACGGAGACGAAAGAGTTTAGGAGACGATTTTTCGTTATCGGACCTTGTCTATGATAACGGGGTCGTAAAATTATGGGACGGGTTCGGGTTAGGGGTAGAAAAGTCATTTCCTTTCTTGGAATTAAATAAAGATGAATGGAAACGGTTTGGTTCGTTTTTTGGTTCGCCATCGGTAGTGGCTACTGAACCGGAGGGTGTGTTGGGATTGAATGTGTGGGATTTTCGGTGTCCATCAACTGAACCGGCGGTTCAAGCAATTTGGCGGTCGGACCGGAAGGGTAAAGTAATTGGCGGTAATGTGAACCGGACCGGGGCTGTTTGTGTAAGGGATGACGTCACGAGACGATTGACCGTTGCTGATGTTAGGAAGGTTGAGACGCCTGTAGCGGAATGCGAGGAAATGTGGTGGGACGCTGACGAGTGA